One Euwallacea fornicatus isolate EFF26 chromosome 22, ASM4011564v1, whole genome shotgun sequence genomic region harbors:
- the Lar gene encoding tyrosine-protein phosphatase Lar isoform X5, which yields MLKYPGGQFLAFLVLLVLGQVCSNDPPEIVTKPRNQQVRAGGMAGFYCHAKGDPLPQIQWRKNGKKVSSSQTRYQVKDFPDGLALLRIDPVKAGRDDASYECVAENGVGDAVSAEATLQVFEADKVPPGFPQIVESPQNNKVVEIGHNTMLNCVATGNPTPKVTWLKNMLPINMTNNPRYSMREDKLGALQIKSSEEKDQGKYECVAENSIGTDYSKYALLYVKVRRVPPSFSIPPPLLVEVKLGDDVNLTCVAVGSPMPFVKWRKGATEDLTPEDKLPIGKNTLELKKIEASANYTCIAASALGVVEAFSQVKVQSLPGPPSNVRTSEITATSVRLTWSYTGPEDLQYYVIQFKPKFANQAFSEISGIITMYYAVRNLSPYTEYEMYVIAVNNIGRGPPSAPAIVTTGETADFSFGGAKPGTAPRSVQVRPLSSSTMVIQWDEPETPNGQVTGYKVYYTTNSQLPMAQWDSQVVDNNQLTTISELTPHTIYTIRVQAMTSVGPGPLSPPVHVKTQQGVPSQPSNLRASDVGESAVTLQWNKPSHSGESIASYELYWNDTYAKEKHHRRIPVTESYTLTGLYPNTLYYVWLAARSQRGEGATTPPIPVRTKQYVPGAPPSNVQGKAVSPTAIRVVWDPPAADRSNGKITYYKLYFVEADRSDSDATISKLNDTSMELDELKRWTTYRIWVLAGTSVGDGPTSYPITVQTLEDVPGDPQDVKVTPINSTTIKVNWQPPLSKDQHGIILGYHVHVQEIKGESKSFLNEPMQFNVMSGDILELNITSLQPDTTYSVQVAALTRKGDGDRSDSIEVKTPGGVPNRPDLTLKMIEREPTVTIELEWSRPTQTYGELKAYRLRYGVKDQLLKDVHIKSVTHNYRINDLERGVEYEFRVAGQNHIGYGQESIKYLHTPEGPPTGPPTNITYRFQTPDVVCVTWDPPKREHRNGQILKYDIEFHKKSDHNNALFRNVTKTKVVFTNLEENTEYVFHIKAYTSQGAGPNSDKQTVETEKDIGRAPMSVKAVATSESSVEVWWETVPSRNKVIGYQIFYTMTAVEDLDEWQQKSVGLTNSADLVNLEKYAQYAVAVAARMKNGLGRLSEKVLVKVKPEDVPLKLRAHDVTTHSMTLSWSPPIRLNPVKYKISFDAIKEFVDSQGITQTQSIPRVEIILSDDIKSHTINELSPFTTYNVNVSAIPSDKSYRPPTKITVTTQMAAPQPMVKPDFYGVVNSEIHVILPQASEEYGPISHYYLVVVPEDKSTIYMNPDQFLTDDLLANIKKAQEDSTLPYIAAKFPQRTIPYTFHLGTGEVKEGLTNFKLKHAKRYRIFVRAVVDTPQKHLYTSSPFSEFLSLDMRPPPPGEPPIRPNPNAPTDNDVKVSSQRKEATYLWVIGPVIAAILLCSILVILFILRRRRQPCKAPDQAAVTKPLIPADLSSIAPSDPVEQRRLNFQTPAMISHPPIPVSELANHIERLKANDNLKFSQEYESIEPGQTFTWEFSNMDVNKPKNRYANVISYDHSRVILPIEDGRRGSDYINANYCDGYRKHNAYVATQGPLPETFGDFWRMCWELKSTTIVMMTKLEERTRIKCDQYWPPRGTEVYGSMAVTISDVQELATYCIRTFQIKKDVEIESREIKQLQFTAWPDHGVPDHPAPFLQFLRRVKSLNPPDAGPIIVHCSAGVGRTGCFIVIDSMLERMRYEKTVDIYGHVTCLRAQRNYMVQTEDQYVFIHDALLEAYICGQTEVPARSLHSHIQKLMQLEPGENITGMEHEFKKLGNIKTDSSRFVTANLPCNKHKNRLVHILPYESTRVCLQPIRSVEGSDYINASFIDGYRYRKAYIATQGPLQETIDDLWRMLWEHNSTIVVMLTKLKEMGREKCYQYWPSDRSVRYGCYVVDPIAEYNMPQYILREFKVTDARDGSSRTMRQFQFTDWPEQGVPKSGDGFIDFIGQVHKTKEQFGQDGPITVHCSAGVGRTGVFITLSIVLERMQYEGVVDVFQTARILRTQRPAMVQTEDQYQFCYRAALEYLGSFDHYTN from the exons cGGACAAAGTGCCGCCGGGCTTCCCCCAAATTGTGGAGTCGCCCCAAAACAACAAAGTGGTGGAAATAGGGCACAATACGATGCTGAATTGCGTCGCCACCGGAAATCCCACACCGAAGGTTACGTGGCTCAAAAACATGCTGCCGATCAACATGACCAACAATCCGAGGTATTCCATGAGAGAGGATAAGCTAG GGGCTCTTCAAATAAAAAGCAGTGAGGAGAAAGATCAGGGCAAGTACGAGTGCGTCGCTGAGAATTCAATTGGGACCGATTATTCCAAGTACGCCTTGCTTTATGTTAAAG TTCGACGTGTCCCGCCATCCTTTTCCATTCCTCCTCCTCTATTGGTGGAAGTAAAACTAGGGGATGATGTGAATCTAACCTGTGTGGCTGTGGGATCTCCGATGCCCTTTGTTAAGTGGCGGAAAGGTGCTACTGAAGATCTAACACCAGAAGATAAGTTGCCGATAGGGAAGAACACATTGGAGTTGAAGAAAATTGAGGCTTCAGCAAACTACACTTGTATAGCTGCCAGTGCTCTAGGTGTTGTGGAGGCATTCTCTCAAGTCAAAGTACAAT CATTGCCGGGACCACCCTCAAACGTGCGCACCTCCGAAATAACCGCCACTTCCGTGAGGTTAACGTGGTCATACACGGGACCAGAAGACCTTCAATACTATGTTATTCAGTTCAAACCAAAGTTCGCGAACCAAGCTTTCAGCGAAATAAGTGGAATTATCACCATGTATTACGCAGTGAGGAATCTCAGCCCTTATACTGAATACGAAATGTACGTGATTGCTGTAAATAACATCGGTAGAGGCCCTCCAAGTGCTCCTGCTATTGTCACAACTGGAGAAACAG CTGACTTTTCTTTTGGAGGTGCCA AACCCGGAACTGCCCCTCGCAGCGTGCAAGTTAGACCGTTAAGCTCAAGCACCATGGTCATTCAATGGGACGAGCCAGAAACTCCAAACGGTCAAGTCACG GGTTACAAGGTGTATTACACAACGAACTCCCAGCTGCCCATGGCCCAATGGGACTCGCAGGTGGTAGACAACAACCAACTCACCACAATCAGCGAACTGACCCCTCATACTATTTATACTATTCGAGTGCAGGCAATGACCTCGGTAGGACCAGGCCCGCTTAGTCCTCCGGTACATGTGAAAACGCAGCAAG GAGTTCCAAGTCAACCTAGCAATCTTCGAGCTTCAGATGTGGGAGAAAGCGCCGTAACTCTACAATGGAACAAACCAAGTCATTCTGGAGAAAGCATTGCAAGTTACGAGCTGTACTGGAATGACACTTATGCCAAGGAGAAGCACCATCGAAGAATTCCAGTCACAGAGTCGTATACTCTGACAGGATTGTATCCCAACACCTTGTATTATGTATGGCTGGCTGCTAGGTCGCAGAGAGGAGAGGGGGCGACTACGCCCCCCATCCCTGTACGAACTAAACAGTATG TGCCGGGCGCGCCACCGAGCAATGTACAGGGCAAGGCGGTAAGTCCGACGGCCATCCGGGTCGTTTGGGATCCGCCGGCGGCCGATAGGAGCAACGGAAAGATAACTTACTACAAGCTGTATTTTGTGGAGGCCGATAGGTCCGATAGTGATGCGACCATTAGCAAATTGAACGACACGTCCATGGAGCTGGACGAGCTGAAACGTTGGACCACATATAGGATTTGGGTGCTCGCTGGGACCTCTGTCGGGGACGGACCGACTTCTTATCCTATCACTGTTCAAACTTTAGAAGACG TGCCGGGGGACCCTCAGGACGTCAAAGTAACCCCTATTAATTCCACCACCATCAAAGTTAACTGGCAACCCCCCCTATCTAAGGATCAACATGGGATTATTTTGGGTTATCACGTTCACGTGCAAGAAATAAAAGGAGAG AGCAAAAGTTTTCTCAATGAACCCATGCAATTTAATGTAATGAGCGGAGACATACTCGAGCTGAATATTACAAGTTTGCAACCAGACACTACGTATTCAGTACAAGTGGCTGCTTTAACCAGGAAAGGAGATGGGGATAGAAGTGATTCTATTGAAGTGAAGACTCCTGGGGGGGTACCTAACAGACCCGACTTAACATTGAA AATGATCGAGCGCGAACCTACCGTCACCATTGAACTAGAATGGTCCAGACCTACTCAAACCTATGGCGAACTTAAAGCCTACCGCCTTCGATATGGAGTTAAAGACCAGCTCCTCAAGGACGTTCACATAAAATCAGTCACTCACAATTATCGCATAAATGACCTTGAAAGGGGGGTTGAATATGAATTTCGAGTAGCTGGGCAAAACCATATAGGTTACGGTCAGGAATCAATCAAATACTTACACACACCAGAAGGTCCACCTACCGGCCCACCCACTAATATAACCTATAGATTCCAAACTCCCGATGTAGTGTGCGTCACTTGGGATCCGCCCAAAAGAGAACACCGCAAcggacaaattttaaaatacgacATAGAGTTCCACAAGAAGTCCGATCATAACAACGCTCTTTTCCGTAATGTAACTAAAACTAAGGTTGTATTTACGAATTTGGAGGAGAATACTGAATATGTATTTCATATTAAGGCATATACAAGTCAAGGGGCTGGGCCGAACAGTGATAAACAGACCGTAGAGACTGAGAAGGACATAGGGCGGGCCCCAATGTCGGTTAAAGCGGTAGCTACTAGTGAATCAAGTGTTGAGGTTTGGTGGGAGACAGTTCCGTCTAGGAATAAAGTTATTGGTTACCAAATATTTTACACCATGACTGCAGTAGAGGATTTAGATGAGTGGCAGCAGAAATCTGTAGGTTTAACTAATTCAGCTGACTTGgtgaatttagaaaaatatgctCAGTATGCGGTAGCGGTAGCTGCAAGAATGAAGAATGGATTGGGGCGATTATCTGAAAAAGTATTGGTTAAAGTAAAACCTGAGGATGTTCCCTTAAAGCTTCGTGCTCATGATGTTACCACCCACTCTATGACACTTTCCTGGTCTCCGCCCATTCGCCTAAACCCAGTTAAATACAAAATCTCCTTTGATGCCATCAAAGAATTTGTAGATTCTCAAGGAATCACCCAGACTCAGAGCATCCCTCGAGTTGAAATTATTCTCAGTGATGACATAAAATCTCACACCATTAACGAATTATCACCATTCACCACTTACAACGTCAACGTCAGCGCCATACCTAGTGATAAGTCCTATCGCCCCCCTACAAAAATCACTGTGACCACCCAAATGGCCGCTCCTCAACCCATGGTCAAACCCGACTTTTACGGCGTAGTCAACTCAGAAATTCATGTAATTCTTCCACAAGCCTCAGAAGAATACGGACCCATTAGTCATTATTATTTGGTGGTGGTGCCCGAGGATAAATCCACAATTTACATGAATCCAGATCAGTTTTTGACTGATGATTTGCTAGCCAACATCAAGAAAGCCCAGGAAGATTCAACGTTACCGTACATCGCTGCCAAATTTCCCCAAAGAACTATACCGTATACATTTCATTTGGGGACTGGGGAGGTGAAGGAGGGGCTGACTAACTTCAAGTTGAAGCATGCGAAGAGATACAGAATATTTGTGAGAGCG GTTGTAGACACCCCTCAAAAACACCTGTACACAAGCAGCCCCTTTTCCGAGTTTCTCTCGTTGGACATGCGTCCCCCTCCACCAGGGGAACCGCCAATCCGACCAAACCCCAACGCGCCTACCGACAACGATGTCAAAGTCAGCTCCCAAAGGAAAGAGGCCACGTATCTATGGGTGATTGGTCCGGTGATAGCCGCCATTCTTTTGTGCTCAATTCTGGTGATATTGTTCATTTTACGAAGAAGGCGTCAGCCTTGCAAAGCACCAGATCAGGCTGCCGTGACTAAACCTTTAATTCCGGCCGATttgag TAGCATAGCTCCAAGTGATCCAGTAGAGCAACGTCGACTAAACTTCCAAACTCCCGCAATGATCTCCCATCCGCCGATTCCGGTGTCAGAGCTGGCCAATCACATTGAAAGACTTAAAGCGAACGACAATCTCAAGTTTTCTCAGGAGTACGAAAGTATTGAGCCTGGACAAACGTTCACCTGGGAGTTTTCTAATATGGATGTGAATAAACCCAAAAATCGATATGCGAATGTTATTTCGTATGACCATAGCCGAGTAATTCTGCCCATTGAAGATGGAAGAAGAGGTTCGGACTATATCAATGCGAACTATTGCGACGGATATCGGAAACATAACGCTTATGTAGCCACCCAAGGGCCTTTGCCGGAAACTTTCGGCGATTTTTGGAGAATGTGCTGGGAATTGAAATCTACAACCATAGTGATGATGACCAAGCTTGAAGAGCGCACTCGCATCAAATGTGACCAATACTGGCCCCCTCGTGGAACTGAAGTTTATGGCTCCATGGCAGTAACCATCTCAGACGTCCAGGAATTGGCCACTTACTGCATTCGCACCTTCCAAATCAAGAAGGATGTAGAAATTGAAAGCAGAGAGATAAAGCAGCTACAGTTCACTGCATGGCCTGATCATGGGGTCCCTGACCATCCCGCACCATTCCTGCAATTTCTGCGCAGGGTGAAGAGTTTAAACCCTCCGGATGCCGGACCAATTATCGTGCATTGCTCCGCAGGAGTGGGGAGGACTGGATGCTTCATTGTTATCGACTCCATGCTGGAACGGATGCGTTACGAAAAAACTGTGGATATCTACGGACATGTTACATGTTTGCGTGCGCAGCGCAACTATATGGTGCAGACTGAAGACCAGTACGTTTTCATCCACGACGCACTTTTGGAGGCGTATATTTGCGGCCAAACTGAGGTACCAGCGCGTAGCCTGCACTCCCACATCCAGAAGTTGATGCAACTCGAACCGGGAGAGAATATTACGGGGATGGAGCACGAATTTAAGAAACTGGGCAATATTAAGACTGATTCTTCACGTTTTGTAACTGCAAATTTACCTTGCAATAAGCACAAAAATAG ATTAGTACATATCCTGCCCTATGAAAGCACGAGAGTGTGTCTGCAGCCCATCAGAAGCGTCGAAGGTTCAGACTACATCAACGCAAGCTTCATCGATGGCTACCGCTACAGGAAGGCTTACATCGCCACTCAGGGTCCTCTTCAAGAGACTATCGATGATCTTTGGCGCATGCTGTGGGAACACAATTCCACTATTGTCGTCATGCTTACAAAGCTTAAGGAAATGGGAAGG GAAAAGTGTTACCAATACTGGCCTAGTGACCGGTCAGTGCGTTACGGATGCTATGTGGTGGATCCCATCGCTGAATACAACATGCCCCAGTACATTTTGCGCGAGTTCAAGGTGACTGATGCGCGCGATGGGTCATCCCGCACAATGCGCCAATTCCAGTTCACTGATTGGCCTGAACAAGGGGTGCCTAAATCTGGAGATGGGTTCATCGATTTTATTGGTCAGGTGCACAAAACCAAGGAGCAGTTTGGACAAGATGGACCGATAACTGTTCATTGCAG TGCGGGAGTAGGCCGAACAGGGGTTTTCATCACCTTAAGCATAGTCCTGGAAAGGATGCAATACGAGGGGGTTGTAGATGTGTTCCAAACTGCCCGGATATTGCGGACGCAGCGCCCTGCCATGGTGCAAACAGAG GATCAGTACCAGTTCTGCTATCGTGCAGCCCTAGAATACTTGGGATCTTTCGATCACTACACCAACTAA